One genomic region from Fictibacillus marinisediminis encodes:
- a CDS encoding sugar-binding transcriptional regulator: MNDLIEIQKKLLPDLLEVMRKRYSILKIVRFHEPIGRRSLAINLNMTERVLRAEVSFLKDQGLLSILPGGMSLTPDGLDVLERLEVLMNELAGLRVLEMKLRENLNLSEVIIVPGDSDEDPWIKSEMGKAAVMRLKQELTGNNVIAVTGGTTIAAVAEMMTPGNKDQDLLFVPARGGLGEKVENQANTICSTMAVKARGEYRLLHLPDQLSKETYLSLIEEPGVKEVMELIRSASIVIHGIGDAKTMANRRNSSSAVLEKLEHEKAVAEAFGYYFDHHGEVVHRVRTIGLQLNDLKNSDFIMAVAGGASKAEAIAAFMKHGPKKVLITDEGAANKLLASL, from the coding sequence ATGAACGATTTGATAGAAATACAGAAGAAGCTTTTGCCTGATCTTCTGGAGGTAATGAGAAAACGATACAGCATACTTAAAATTGTTCGCTTTCATGAACCCATCGGCAGACGAAGCCTTGCCATTAACCTCAATATGACGGAAAGGGTTCTCCGTGCAGAGGTCAGCTTTTTGAAAGACCAGGGGCTGCTTTCCATCCTGCCTGGCGGTATGTCGCTTACTCCCGATGGATTAGATGTCCTTGAACGGCTGGAAGTTTTGATGAATGAACTCGCTGGACTTCGCGTTTTAGAAATGAAGTTAAGGGAAAACTTAAACCTGTCTGAAGTGATTATCGTTCCTGGTGACAGTGATGAAGATCCTTGGATTAAAAGTGAAATGGGCAAGGCGGCAGTAATGAGGTTGAAACAGGAGTTAACAGGCAATAATGTCATTGCAGTGACCGGCGGAACAACCATCGCTGCTGTTGCTGAAATGATGACTCCTGGAAACAAGGACCAAGACCTTCTGTTTGTCCCAGCCAGAGGCGGTCTTGGCGAAAAGGTAGAAAATCAGGCAAACACCATCTGTTCAACGATGGCTGTAAAAGCACGAGGTGAGTATCGTCTGCTTCATTTACCGGATCAGCTCAGTAAGGAAACTTATCTTTCACTGATTGAGGAACCCGGGGTAAAAGAAGTCATGGAGCTGATCCGTTCAGCAAGTATAGTCATCCATGGAATTGGCGATGCTAAAACAATGGCCAACAGAAGGAATTCTTCTTCTGCTGTGCTGGAAAAACTCGAACACGAAAAAGCGGTAGCGGAGGCTTTCGGCTATTACTTCGATCATCATGGAGAAGTAGTGCATCGTGTTCGAACGATCGGTCTTCAATTGAATGACCTGAAAAATAGTGATTTCATCATGGCTGTTGCAGGTGGTGCTTCGAAAGCGGAAGCGATCGCGGCATTCATGAAGCATGGCCCCAAAAAGGTGCTGATCACCGATGAAGGGGCAGCAAACAAACTTCTTGCAAGCTTGTG